A genome region from Ctenopharyngodon idella isolate HZGC_01 chromosome 5, HZGC01, whole genome shotgun sequence includes the following:
- the ythdc1 gene encoding YTH domain-containing protein 1 isoform X2: protein MSVDRRDEKDGELNVLEDILTDAPDQDDELYNPESEHDVNEKKGSKRKHERGDSQDAKRLRASGHTTRQQLKRAAPSSGSNSKKTSNPRGRHAPEDLYDDRKNHAGRGSRADLPKGYSEKGPSRSRDSQRRIKPLLPELAEMRRTSEDSTGRASRSPREEEPHSEEYVTGSSVASSEGNCSDVEEEGAMQEEGEEKEVEEEEEEEVDEEEEEGDEEEEEYELEEEDPQEGTEQNDYDTRSEASDSQSESVSFSEGESVHSGSGSEASDEESKAEKHARGISPIVFDRSGSSASESYSGSEKKHEKLSSSVRAVRKDQTSKLKYILREARFFLIKSNNHENVSLAKAKGVWSTLPVNEKKLNAAFRSARSVVLIFSVRESGKFQGFARLSSESHHGGSPIHWVLPAGMNAKMLGGVFKIDWICRRELPFTKTAHLSNSWNEHKPVKIGRDGQEIEPDCGTQLCMLFPPDESIDLYQVIHKMRHKRRMHSEPRSRGRLPHREPVPRDVGRRRPEEYDMHNRKRPRIDYTPEFPQRPGFMQDPRNQPVDRSVLLSFPSLSSISEWYITHYNNVISLHRRFTGVRRDVFLNGSYNDYMREFHHNIGPPPPWQGMAPYPGMEHPPQHPYYQHHHHPPPPQAHPPYSGHHPMPHDARFREKRVVRSFASSLHDYDMRVDDFLRRTQAVVSGRRSRPRERDRQRERDRPRDGRRDRERERGRERDRERERIRDREREKERGRYRR from the exons ATGTCTGTCGACAGGAGAGATGAGAAAG ACGGGGAGCTGAATGTGCTGGAAGACATTTTGACTGATGCTCCTGACCAGGATGATGAGCTCTACAACCCTGAGAGTGAACATGATGTTAATGAGAAAAAAG GGTCTAAAAGGAAGCACGAACGAGGAGACAGCCAGGATGCGAAGCGGCTCAGAGCCTCAGGACACACTACCAGACAGCAATTAAAGAGAGCTGCTCCTTCTTCTGGATCAAACAGCAAAAAGACCAGCAATCCCAGAGGAAGACACGCACCAGAAGACCTCTATGATGACAGAAAGAACCATGCTGGAAGAGGATCCCGAGCTGATCTGCCTAAAGGATATAGTGAAAAAGGCCCATCCCGCAGCCGAGACTCCCAGAGACGGATCAAACCCCTGCTGCCTGAGCTGGCCGAG ATGCGGAGGACCAGTGAGGACAGTACGGGCAGAGCGAGTCGCTCCCCCAGAGAGGAAGAGCCTCATTCTGAAGAATATGTGACCGGCAGCTCTGTGGCTTCCTCTGAAGGAAACTGCTCGGATGTTGAAGAGGAAGGGGCCATGCAGGAGGAAGGGGAAGAGAAGGAagtggaggaggaggaagaggaggaagtggatgaagaagaggaggaaggggatgaagaagaggaagagtatGAACTGGAGGAAGAGGACCCACAGGAGGGAACTGAACAGAATGACTACGACACCCGCAGCGAGGCCAGTGATTCCCAGTCGGAGTCTGTGTCCTTCTCGGAGGGAGAGTCCGTACATTCAGGTTCGGGCTCAGAGGCGTCAG ATGAGGAAAGCAAAGCCGAGAAGCACGCTAGAGGGATATCACCAATCGTTTTTGATAGAAGTGGAAGTTCAGCTTCAGAATCCTATTCAG GGTCTGAAAAGAAACATGAAAAACTGTCCTCTTCTGTCAGAGCTGTGAGGAAGG atcAAACCAGCAAGCTGAAGTATATCCTGAGAGAGGCCAGGTTTTTCCTAATTAAGAGCAACAACCATGAGAATGTTTCCCTGGCTAAAGCAAAG GGTGTGTGGTCCACTCTGCCCGTCAACGAGAAAAAACTCAACGCCGCTTTTCGCTCTGCTCGAAGTGTTGTGCTAATCTTTTCCGTTAGGGAGAGTGGAAAGTTTCAAG gttTCGCTCGGCTCTCGTCTGAGTCTCATCATGGAGGTTCTCCCATCCACTGGGTTCTGCCCGCAGGCATGAATGCCAAGATGCTTGGAGGAGTCTTCAAAATTGACTGGATTTGCAG GCGGGAATTACCTTTCACAAAAACTGCTCACCTCTCTAATTCCTGGAATGAGCACAAGCCTGTGAAGATTGGACGTGATGGACAG GAGATCGAACCAGACTGCGGGACACAGCTGTGCATGCTCTTCCCACCTGACGAGAGCATTGACTTGTATCAGGTCATTCACAAAATGCGCCACAAGAGGAGGATGCACTCAGAGCCTCGATCTCGGGGCCGACTACCCCACAGAGAGCCCGTCCCTCGGGACGTGGGAAG GCGTCGTCCAGAAGAATATGACATGCACAACCGGAAGCGGCCCAGGATTGATTACACTCCAGAATTCCCTCAGAGACCAG GTTTTATGCAAGACCCTCGCAATCAGCCTGTGGACAGGTCGGTCCTGTTGTCTTTCCCCTCATTATCCTCCATTTCTGAGTGGTATATCACGCATTATAACAACGTAATATCTCTTCACAGGCGCTTCACTGGTGTTAGGAGAGATGTGTTCCTCAATGGA TCCTACAATGACTATATGAGAGAGTTCCACCACAACATTGGGCCTCCGCCACCATGGCAGGGAATG GCCCCGTACCCTGGTATGGAGCACCCCCCCCAGCACCCGTACTAccagcatcatcatcatcctcctccGCCCCAGGCCCACCCTCCTTACTCCGGACACCATCCCATGCCCCATGATGCCCGCTTCAGGGAAAAGAGGGTTGTTCGCTCTTTCGCCTCCAGTTTG
- the ythdc1 gene encoding YTH domain-containing protein 1 isoform X1, whose protein sequence is MSVDRRDEKDGELNVLEDILTDAPDQDDELYNPESEHDVNEKKGSKRKHERGDSQDAKRLRASGHTTRQQLKRAAPSSGSNSKKTSNPRGRHAPEDLYDDRKNHAGRGSRADLPKGYSEKGPSRSRDSQRRIKPLLPELAEKMRRTSEDSTGRASRSPREEEPHSEEYVTGSSVASSEGNCSDVEEEGAMQEEGEEKEVEEEEEEEVDEEEEEGDEEEEEYELEEEDPQEGTEQNDYDTRSEASDSQSESVSFSEGESVHSGSGSEASDEESKAEKHARGISPIVFDRSGSSASESYSGSEKKHEKLSSSVRAVRKDQTSKLKYILREARFFLIKSNNHENVSLAKAKGVWSTLPVNEKKLNAAFRSARSVVLIFSVRESGKFQGFARLSSESHHGGSPIHWVLPAGMNAKMLGGVFKIDWICRRELPFTKTAHLSNSWNEHKPVKIGRDGQEIEPDCGTQLCMLFPPDESIDLYQVIHKMRHKRRMHSEPRSRGRLPHREPVPRDVGRRRPEEYDMHNRKRPRIDYTPEFPQRPGFMQDPRNQPVDRSVLLSFPSLSSISEWYITHYNNVISLHRRFTGVRRDVFLNGSYNDYMREFHHNIGPPPPWQGMAPYPGMEHPPQHPYYQHHHHPPPPQAHPPYSGHHPMPHDARFREKRVVRSFASSLHDYDMRVDDFLRRTQAVVSGRRSRPRERDRQRERDRPRDGRRDRERERGRERDRERERIRDREREKERGRYRR, encoded by the exons ATGTCTGTCGACAGGAGAGATGAGAAAG ACGGGGAGCTGAATGTGCTGGAAGACATTTTGACTGATGCTCCTGACCAGGATGATGAGCTCTACAACCCTGAGAGTGAACATGATGTTAATGAGAAAAAAG GGTCTAAAAGGAAGCACGAACGAGGAGACAGCCAGGATGCGAAGCGGCTCAGAGCCTCAGGACACACTACCAGACAGCAATTAAAGAGAGCTGCTCCTTCTTCTGGATCAAACAGCAAAAAGACCAGCAATCCCAGAGGAAGACACGCACCAGAAGACCTCTATGATGACAGAAAGAACCATGCTGGAAGAGGATCCCGAGCTGATCTGCCTAAAGGATATAGTGAAAAAGGCCCATCCCGCAGCCGAGACTCCCAGAGACGGATCAAACCCCTGCTGCCTGAGCTGGCCGAG AAGATGCGGAGGACCAGTGAGGACAGTACGGGCAGAGCGAGTCGCTCCCCCAGAGAGGAAGAGCCTCATTCTGAAGAATATGTGACCGGCAGCTCTGTGGCTTCCTCTGAAGGAAACTGCTCGGATGTTGAAGAGGAAGGGGCCATGCAGGAGGAAGGGGAAGAGAAGGAagtggaggaggaggaagaggaggaagtggatgaagaagaggaggaaggggatgaagaagaggaagagtatGAACTGGAGGAAGAGGACCCACAGGAGGGAACTGAACAGAATGACTACGACACCCGCAGCGAGGCCAGTGATTCCCAGTCGGAGTCTGTGTCCTTCTCGGAGGGAGAGTCCGTACATTCAGGTTCGGGCTCAGAGGCGTCAG ATGAGGAAAGCAAAGCCGAGAAGCACGCTAGAGGGATATCACCAATCGTTTTTGATAGAAGTGGAAGTTCAGCTTCAGAATCCTATTCAG GGTCTGAAAAGAAACATGAAAAACTGTCCTCTTCTGTCAGAGCTGTGAGGAAGG atcAAACCAGCAAGCTGAAGTATATCCTGAGAGAGGCCAGGTTTTTCCTAATTAAGAGCAACAACCATGAGAATGTTTCCCTGGCTAAAGCAAAG GGTGTGTGGTCCACTCTGCCCGTCAACGAGAAAAAACTCAACGCCGCTTTTCGCTCTGCTCGAAGTGTTGTGCTAATCTTTTCCGTTAGGGAGAGTGGAAAGTTTCAAG gttTCGCTCGGCTCTCGTCTGAGTCTCATCATGGAGGTTCTCCCATCCACTGGGTTCTGCCCGCAGGCATGAATGCCAAGATGCTTGGAGGAGTCTTCAAAATTGACTGGATTTGCAG GCGGGAATTACCTTTCACAAAAACTGCTCACCTCTCTAATTCCTGGAATGAGCACAAGCCTGTGAAGATTGGACGTGATGGACAG GAGATCGAACCAGACTGCGGGACACAGCTGTGCATGCTCTTCCCACCTGACGAGAGCATTGACTTGTATCAGGTCATTCACAAAATGCGCCACAAGAGGAGGATGCACTCAGAGCCTCGATCTCGGGGCCGACTACCCCACAGAGAGCCCGTCCCTCGGGACGTGGGAAG GCGTCGTCCAGAAGAATATGACATGCACAACCGGAAGCGGCCCAGGATTGATTACACTCCAGAATTCCCTCAGAGACCAG GTTTTATGCAAGACCCTCGCAATCAGCCTGTGGACAGGTCGGTCCTGTTGTCTTTCCCCTCATTATCCTCCATTTCTGAGTGGTATATCACGCATTATAACAACGTAATATCTCTTCACAGGCGCTTCACTGGTGTTAGGAGAGATGTGTTCCTCAATGGA TCCTACAATGACTATATGAGAGAGTTCCACCACAACATTGGGCCTCCGCCACCATGGCAGGGAATG GCCCCGTACCCTGGTATGGAGCACCCCCCCCAGCACCCGTACTAccagcatcatcatcatcctcctccGCCCCAGGCCCACCCTCCTTACTCCGGACACCATCCCATGCCCCATGATGCCCGCTTCAGGGAAAAGAGGGTTGTTCGCTCTTTCGCCTCCAGTTTG
- the LOC127512859 gene encoding UDP-glucuronosyltransferase 2A1-like, with translation MKPGTVFVFALLCGVEAGRVLVLPGEYSHWLNMRAIVDALVDKNHSVTVLVSSSSATVQYARKERFDFNVFKVKMKKEEAIAVWSDFIHLWMNDTATTYETITTIWRVMSNFMVLATDTCKGMFHNEDLLHTLQESHYDVLFSDPMMPCADLMAETLKIPHVISLRSTFAYNLEHLCGQIPTPPSYVPAVAVQDHLTDHMSFTERVENMLLYIMYTTIFRLHMRFTFDRLYTEIWGKPTTMCETMGKADIWLIRTYWDFEYPRPLLPNFKFVGGLHCKPAKPLSKELEKFVQSSGDHGIVVFSLGSMINNLTMERANTIASALGQIPQKVVWRYSGKTPETLAPNTKLYDWIPQNDLLGKETFLGL, from the exons ATGAAACCTGGGACTGTGTTTGTGTTCGCACTGCTGTGTGGAGTAGAGGCTGGCAGGGTTTTGGTGTTGCCGGGCGAGTACAGCCACTGGCTCAACATGCGTGCGATCGTAGACGCGTTAGTTGATAAGAACCACAGCGTAACGGTTCTGGTCAGCTCTTCATCAGCTACTGTACAGTACGCACGGAAGGAGCGGTTCGACTTCAATGTGTTTAAAGTCAAGATGAAGAAAGAAGAGGCCATTGCCGTCTGGAGTGACTTTATTCATCTCTGGATGAATGACACAGCCACCACATACGAGACAATCACCACAATCTGGCGAGTGATGTCAAACTTTATGGTGCTTGCTACTGATACATGCAAGGGCATGTTTCACAATGAGGATCTTTTACACACACTTCAGGAATCTCATTATGATGTGCTTTTTTCGGATCCAATGATGCCATGTGCTGACTTGATGGCAGAGACGCTGAAAATCCCACACGTCATCTCACTGCGCTCAACGTTCGCATATAATTTAGAGCATCTTTGTGGTCAGATTCCCACACCACCGTCCTATGTTCCTGCGGTCGCTGTGCAGGATCACCTCACTGACCATATGAGCTTCACAGAGAGAGTTGAAAACATGCTCCTCTACATCATGTATACAACCATATTTCGCTTGCACATGAGGTTTACTTTTGATCGGCTTTACACTGAAATATGGG GCAAACCTACAACAATGTGTGAGACCATGGGAAAAGCTGACATCTGGTTGATTAGAACGTACTGGGATTTTGAGTATCCACGCCCACTCCTGCctaattttaaatttgttggAGGACTACACTGCAAACCTGCCAAGCCTCTGTCAAAG gAATTGGAGAAGTTTGTTCAGAGCTCAGGAGATCATGGCATTGTTGTTTTCTCATTGGGTTCCATGATCAACAACCTGACAATGGAAAGAGCAAACACTATTGCTTCTGCTCTTGGTCAGATCCCACAAAAG GTTGTTTGGCGTTACAGTGGAAAAACACCAGAAACCCTCGCCCCCAATACAAAACTCTACGACTGGATCCCACAGAATGATTTGCTCGGTAAGGAAA CTTTCTTAGGCCTTTga